One segment of Streptomyces sp. NBC_01463 DNA contains the following:
- a CDS encoding serine protease, with the protein MSRTVVRAMTGALALTAAAAVIPLGSPAAAVADSIVIGGQPAHVKDSPWVVALSSRDRFGGTRAGQFCGAVVVEPKKAITAAHCLTREALGVDVGQVRDLRIISGRDELNGTDGKEIAVSGTWVNPGFDATTNSGDVAVLTLAEALPEQSVIPMAPAGDSAYDSGTAAVVYGWGDTTGNGDYATSLRSAKVTVLPDSSCEQAYPGGGNGTYEASAMLCAGEPEGGYDACQGDSGGPLVAQGRLVGLVSWGSGCGRAGSPGVYTRISAAIEWMKDAD; encoded by the coding sequence ATGTCCCGTACCGTCGTCCGCGCCATGACCGGGGCGCTCGCCCTCACTGCCGCAGCGGCAGTGATACCGCTCGGATCCCCTGCCGCGGCAGTCGCGGACAGCATCGTCATCGGAGGCCAGCCCGCGCACGTCAAGGACAGTCCCTGGGTGGTGGCCCTCTCCAGCCGTGACCGGTTCGGAGGTACCCGGGCCGGTCAGTTCTGCGGCGCCGTGGTGGTGGAGCCGAAGAAGGCGATCACGGCCGCGCACTGTCTGACCCGGGAGGCGCTGGGTGTCGATGTCGGCCAGGTCCGCGATCTGCGGATCATCTCCGGCCGCGACGAGCTGAACGGCACCGACGGCAAGGAGATCGCGGTGAGCGGCACCTGGGTCAATCCCGGTTTCGACGCCACCACGAACAGCGGTGACGTCGCCGTGCTCACTCTCGCCGAGGCGCTGCCCGAACAGAGCGTGATCCCCATGGCGCCGGCCGGTGACTCCGCGTACGACTCCGGGACCGCGGCGGTCGTCTACGGCTGGGGTGACACGACCGGCAACGGTGACTACGCGACGTCACTCAGGTCCGCGAAGGTGACCGTGCTGCCGGACAGCTCGTGCGAGCAGGCCTACCCGGGGGGCGGGAACGGCACGTACGAGGCCTCAGCGATGCTCTGCGCGGGCGAACCCGAGGGAGGGTACGACGCCTGCCAGGGAGACAGTGGAGGGCCCCTGGTGGCCCAGGGGAGGCTCGTCGGCCTCGTGTCCTGGGGGAGCGGGTGCGGCCGCGCGGGCAGCCCTGGCGTCTACACGCGGATCTCCGCGGCCATCGAGTGGATGAAGGACGCTGACTGA